A genomic region of Pseudopipra pipra isolate bDixPip1 chromosome W, bDixPip1.hap1, whole genome shotgun sequence contains the following coding sequences:
- the LOC135405082 gene encoding hydroxymethylglutaryl-CoA synthase, cytoplasmic-like isoform X4 → MMPGSLPVNAESCWPKDAGIIALEIYFPSQYVDQTELEKYDGVNAGKYTIGLGQSKMGFCSDREDINSLCLTVVQKLMERNSLSYDCIGRLEVGTETIIDKSKSVKTVLMQLFEESGNMDVEGIDTMNACYGGTAALFNAINWIESSSWDGRYALVVAGDIAVYATGNARPTGGAGAVAMLVGPNAPLSFERGLRGTHMQHAYDFYKPNMVSEYPVVDGKLSIQCYLSALDHCYTVYRNKIHAQWQKEGTDRRFTLNDFGFMIFHSPYCKLVQKSVARLLLNDFLSDQNPETANGVFSGLEAFRDVKLEDTYFDRDVEKAFMKASAELFNQKTKASLLVSNQNGNMYTPSVYGCLASLLAQYSPEQLAGQRVSVFSYGSGFAATLYSIKVTQDAAPGSALDKITASLSDLKTRLDSRKCVAPDAFAENMKIRQETHNLANYIPQCSVEDLFEGTWYLVRVDEKHRRTYARHPLMCDGPLEAVAEVVHPGGVHEQIPSLAKEVLRIPEITESEGVTAVIFNGEH, encoded by the exons ATGATGCCTGGGTCTCTTCCAGTGAATGCTGAGTCCTGCTGGCCCAAAGATGCGGGAATTATTGCActggaaatatattttccttctcagtACGTTGACCAGACAGAGCTGGAGAAGTATGATGGTGTGAATGCTGGCAAATACACAATTGGGCTAGGCCAGTCAAAGATGGGGTTCTGCTCTGACCGGGAGGATATCAATTCTCTCTGTTTAACTGTTGTTCAGAAGCTCATGGAGAGGAATAGCCTTTCCTATGATTGTATTGGGAGATTAGAAGTTGGAACAGAAACAATAATTGATAAATCAAAATCTGTAAAGACTGTCCTGATGCAGCTTTTCGAAGAATCTGGTAATATGGATGTAGAAGGAATTGACACTATGAATGCATGCTACGGAGGCACTGCTGCTCTTTTTAATGCTATTAATTGGATTGAGTCCAGTTCTTGGGATG GACGTTACGCACTTGTTGTTGCTGGAGACATAGCTGTGTATGCCACTGGAAATGCCAGGCCAACAGGTGGAGCTGGTGCTGTTGCTATGCTAGTTGGTCCAAATGCTCCCTTAAGTTTTGAGAGAG GGTTGCGTGGAACCCACATGCAGCATGCGTATGACTTCTATAAACCAAATATGGTCTCTGAATATCCTGTGGTTGATGGTAAATTATCTATACAGTGCTACCTCAGTGCATTAGATCACTGCTATACTGTCTATCGCAACAAAATCCATGCCCAGTGGCAAAAAG AGGGGACAGACAGACGTTTCACCTTGAATGACTTTGGATTCATGATCTTTCATTCACCCTACTGTAAACTGGTACAGAAATCTGTGGCTAGACTATTGCTGAATGACTTTCTCAGTGACCAGAACCCAGAAACAGCAAATGGTGTTTTCAGTGGTTTGGAAGCTTTCAG ggatGTAAAACTTGAAGATACATATTTTGACAGAGATGTGGAAAAAGCATTTATGAAAGCCAGTGCAGAGCTCTTCAATCAGAAAACCAAAGCTTCATTACTTGTATCCAATCAGAATGGAAATATGTATACCCCTTCAGTCTATGGTTGCCTTGCCTCTCTTCTAGCCCA GTATTCCCCAGAGCAGCTCGCAGGACAGAGAGTCAGTGTGTTCTCATATGgctctggttttgctgctaCACTGTATTCCATCAAAGTTACACAGGATGCTGCTCCTG GTTCTGCACTGGACAAAATAACTGCTAGCCTTTCTGATCTTAAAACAAGACTTGACTCGAGAAAATGCGTTGCACCTGATGCCTTTGCTGAAAACATGAAGATTAGACAGGAAACACATAATTTGG CCAATTATATTCCACAGTGTTCAGTAGAAGATCTCTTTGAAGGAACGTGGTACCTTGTCCGTGTGgatgaaaaacacagaagaacTTACGCACGGCACCCACTCATGTGTGATGGACCTCTGGAGGCAGTAGCTGAAGTTGTCCACCCAGGTGGTGTTCATGAG CAGATCCCAAGCCTTGCCAAGGAAGTGCTAAGAATCCCTGAAATAACAGAATCTGAAGGTGTTACCGCTGTAATTTTCAATGGGGAGCATTGA
- the LOC135405082 gene encoding hydroxymethylglutaryl-CoA synthase, cytoplasmic-like isoform X1, whose protein sequence is MMPGSLPVNAESCWPKDAGIIALEIYFPSQYVDQTELEKYDGVNAGKYTIGLGQSKMGFCSDREDINSLCLTVVQKLMERNSLSYDCIGRLEVGTETIIDKSKSVKTVLMQLFEESGNMDVEGIDTMNACYGGTAALFNAINWIESSSWDGRYALVVAGDIAVYATGNARPTGGAGAVAMLVGPNAPLSFERGLRGTHMQHAYDFYKPNMVSEYPVVDGKLSIQCYLSALDHCYTVYRNKIHAQWQKEGTDRRFTLNDFGFMIFHSPYCKLVQKSVARLLLNDFLSDQNPETANGVFSGLEAFRDVKLEDTYFDRDVEKAFMKASAELFNQKTKASLLVSNQNGNMYTPSVYGCLASLLAQYSPEQLAGQRVSVFSYGSGFAATLYSIKVTQDAAPGSALDKITASLSDLKTRLDSRKCVAPDAFAENMKIRQETHNLANYIPQCSVEDLFEGTWYLVRVDEKHRRTYARHPLMCDGPLEAVAEVVHPGGVHEVNIQQSF, encoded by the exons ATGATGCCTGGGTCTCTTCCAGTGAATGCTGAGTCCTGCTGGCCCAAAGATGCGGGAATTATTGCActggaaatatattttccttctcagtACGTTGACCAGACAGAGCTGGAGAAGTATGATGGTGTGAATGCTGGCAAATACACAATTGGGCTAGGCCAGTCAAAGATGGGGTTCTGCTCTGACCGGGAGGATATCAATTCTCTCTGTTTAACTGTTGTTCAGAAGCTCATGGAGAGGAATAGCCTTTCCTATGATTGTATTGGGAGATTAGAAGTTGGAACAGAAACAATAATTGATAAATCAAAATCTGTAAAGACTGTCCTGATGCAGCTTTTCGAAGAATCTGGTAATATGGATGTAGAAGGAATTGACACTATGAATGCATGCTACGGAGGCACTGCTGCTCTTTTTAATGCTATTAATTGGATTGAGTCCAGTTCTTGGGATG GACGTTACGCACTTGTTGTTGCTGGAGACATAGCTGTGTATGCCACTGGAAATGCCAGGCCAACAGGTGGAGCTGGTGCTGTTGCTATGCTAGTTGGTCCAAATGCTCCCTTAAGTTTTGAGAGAG GGTTGCGTGGAACCCACATGCAGCATGCGTATGACTTCTATAAACCAAATATGGTCTCTGAATATCCTGTGGTTGATGGTAAATTATCTATACAGTGCTACCTCAGTGCATTAGATCACTGCTATACTGTCTATCGCAACAAAATCCATGCCCAGTGGCAAAAAG AGGGGACAGACAGACGTTTCACCTTGAATGACTTTGGATTCATGATCTTTCATTCACCCTACTGTAAACTGGTACAGAAATCTGTGGCTAGACTATTGCTGAATGACTTTCTCAGTGACCAGAACCCAGAAACAGCAAATGGTGTTTTCAGTGGTTTGGAAGCTTTCAG ggatGTAAAACTTGAAGATACATATTTTGACAGAGATGTGGAAAAAGCATTTATGAAAGCCAGTGCAGAGCTCTTCAATCAGAAAACCAAAGCTTCATTACTTGTATCCAATCAGAATGGAAATATGTATACCCCTTCAGTCTATGGTTGCCTTGCCTCTCTTCTAGCCCA GTATTCCCCAGAGCAGCTCGCAGGACAGAGAGTCAGTGTGTTCTCATATGgctctggttttgctgctaCACTGTATTCCATCAAAGTTACACAGGATGCTGCTCCTG GTTCTGCACTGGACAAAATAACTGCTAGCCTTTCTGATCTTAAAACAAGACTTGACTCGAGAAAATGCGTTGCACCTGATGCCTTTGCTGAAAACATGAAGATTAGACAGGAAACACATAATTTGG CCAATTATATTCCACAGTGTTCAGTAGAAGATCTCTTTGAAGGAACGTGGTACCTTGTCCGTGTGgatgaaaaacacagaagaacTTACGCACGGCACCCACTCATGTGTGATGGACCTCTGGAGGCAGTAGCTGAAGTTGTCCACCCAGGTGGTGTTCATGAGGTGAACATCCAGCAGTCTTTTTAG
- the LOC135405082 gene encoding hydroxymethylglutaryl-CoA synthase, cytoplasmic-like isoform X3 has product MMPGSLPVNAESCWPKDAGIIALEIYFPSQYVDQTELEKYDGVNAGKYTIGLGQSKMGFCSDREDINSLCLTVVQKLMERNSLSYDCIGRLEVGTETIIDKSKSVKTVLMQLFEESGNMDVEGIDTMNACYGGTAALFNAINWIESSSWDGRYALVVAGDIAVYATGNARPTGGAGAVAMLVGPNAPLSFERGLRGTHMQHAYDFYKPNMVSEYPVVDGKLSIQCYLSALDHCYTVYRNKIHAQWQKEGTDRRFTLNDFGFMIFHSPYCKLVQKSVARLLLNDFLSDQNPETANGVFSGLEAFRYSPEQLAGQRVSVFSYGSGFAATLYSIKVTQDAAPGSALDKITASLSDLKTRLDSRKCVAPDAFAENMKIRQETHNLANYIPQCSVEDLFEGTWYLVRVDEKHRRTYARHPLMCDGPLEAVAEVVHPGGVHEVNIQQSF; this is encoded by the exons ATGATGCCTGGGTCTCTTCCAGTGAATGCTGAGTCCTGCTGGCCCAAAGATGCGGGAATTATTGCActggaaatatattttccttctcagtACGTTGACCAGACAGAGCTGGAGAAGTATGATGGTGTGAATGCTGGCAAATACACAATTGGGCTAGGCCAGTCAAAGATGGGGTTCTGCTCTGACCGGGAGGATATCAATTCTCTCTGTTTAACTGTTGTTCAGAAGCTCATGGAGAGGAATAGCCTTTCCTATGATTGTATTGGGAGATTAGAAGTTGGAACAGAAACAATAATTGATAAATCAAAATCTGTAAAGACTGTCCTGATGCAGCTTTTCGAAGAATCTGGTAATATGGATGTAGAAGGAATTGACACTATGAATGCATGCTACGGAGGCACTGCTGCTCTTTTTAATGCTATTAATTGGATTGAGTCCAGTTCTTGGGATG GACGTTACGCACTTGTTGTTGCTGGAGACATAGCTGTGTATGCCACTGGAAATGCCAGGCCAACAGGTGGAGCTGGTGCTGTTGCTATGCTAGTTGGTCCAAATGCTCCCTTAAGTTTTGAGAGAG GGTTGCGTGGAACCCACATGCAGCATGCGTATGACTTCTATAAACCAAATATGGTCTCTGAATATCCTGTGGTTGATGGTAAATTATCTATACAGTGCTACCTCAGTGCATTAGATCACTGCTATACTGTCTATCGCAACAAAATCCATGCCCAGTGGCAAAAAG AGGGGACAGACAGACGTTTCACCTTGAATGACTTTGGATTCATGATCTTTCATTCACCCTACTGTAAACTGGTACAGAAATCTGTGGCTAGACTATTGCTGAATGACTTTCTCAGTGACCAGAACCCAGAAACAGCAAATGGTGTTTTCAGTGGTTTGGAAGCTTTCAG GTATTCCCCAGAGCAGCTCGCAGGACAGAGAGTCAGTGTGTTCTCATATGgctctggttttgctgctaCACTGTATTCCATCAAAGTTACACAGGATGCTGCTCCTG GTTCTGCACTGGACAAAATAACTGCTAGCCTTTCTGATCTTAAAACAAGACTTGACTCGAGAAAATGCGTTGCACCTGATGCCTTTGCTGAAAACATGAAGATTAGACAGGAAACACATAATTTGG CCAATTATATTCCACAGTGTTCAGTAGAAGATCTCTTTGAAGGAACGTGGTACCTTGTCCGTGTGgatgaaaaacacagaagaacTTACGCACGGCACCCACTCATGTGTGATGGACCTCTGGAGGCAGTAGCTGAAGTTGTCCACCCAGGTGGTGTTCATGAGGTGAACATCCAGCAGTCTTTTTAG
- the LOC135405082 gene encoding hydroxymethylglutaryl-CoA synthase, cytoplasmic-like isoform X2 produces the protein MMPGSLPVNAESCWPKDAGIIALEIYFPSQYVDQTELEKYDGVNAGKYTIGLGQSKMGFCSDREDINSLCLTVVQKLMERNSLSYDCIGRLEVGTETIIDKSKSVKTVLMQLFEESGNMDVEGIDTMNACYGGTAALFNAINWIESSSWDGRYALVVAGDIAVYATGNARPTGGAGAVAMLVGPNAPLSFERGLRGTHMQHAYDFYKPNMVSEYPVVDGKLSIQCYLSALDHCYTVYRNKIHAQWQKEGTDRRFTLNDFGFMIFHSPYCKLVQKSVARLLLNDFLSDQNPETANGVFSGLEAFRDVKLEDTYFDRDVEKAFMKASAELFNQKTKASLLVSNQNGNMYTPSVYGCLASLLAQYSPEQLAGQRVSVFSYGSGFAATLYSIKVTQDAAPGSALDKITASLSDLKTRLDSRKCVAPDAFAENMKIRQETHNLAWTEAHNTAEWVLTDT, from the exons ATGATGCCTGGGTCTCTTCCAGTGAATGCTGAGTCCTGCTGGCCCAAAGATGCGGGAATTATTGCActggaaatatattttccttctcagtACGTTGACCAGACAGAGCTGGAGAAGTATGATGGTGTGAATGCTGGCAAATACACAATTGGGCTAGGCCAGTCAAAGATGGGGTTCTGCTCTGACCGGGAGGATATCAATTCTCTCTGTTTAACTGTTGTTCAGAAGCTCATGGAGAGGAATAGCCTTTCCTATGATTGTATTGGGAGATTAGAAGTTGGAACAGAAACAATAATTGATAAATCAAAATCTGTAAAGACTGTCCTGATGCAGCTTTTCGAAGAATCTGGTAATATGGATGTAGAAGGAATTGACACTATGAATGCATGCTACGGAGGCACTGCTGCTCTTTTTAATGCTATTAATTGGATTGAGTCCAGTTCTTGGGATG GACGTTACGCACTTGTTGTTGCTGGAGACATAGCTGTGTATGCCACTGGAAATGCCAGGCCAACAGGTGGAGCTGGTGCTGTTGCTATGCTAGTTGGTCCAAATGCTCCCTTAAGTTTTGAGAGAG GGTTGCGTGGAACCCACATGCAGCATGCGTATGACTTCTATAAACCAAATATGGTCTCTGAATATCCTGTGGTTGATGGTAAATTATCTATACAGTGCTACCTCAGTGCATTAGATCACTGCTATACTGTCTATCGCAACAAAATCCATGCCCAGTGGCAAAAAG AGGGGACAGACAGACGTTTCACCTTGAATGACTTTGGATTCATGATCTTTCATTCACCCTACTGTAAACTGGTACAGAAATCTGTGGCTAGACTATTGCTGAATGACTTTCTCAGTGACCAGAACCCAGAAACAGCAAATGGTGTTTTCAGTGGTTTGGAAGCTTTCAG ggatGTAAAACTTGAAGATACATATTTTGACAGAGATGTGGAAAAAGCATTTATGAAAGCCAGTGCAGAGCTCTTCAATCAGAAAACCAAAGCTTCATTACTTGTATCCAATCAGAATGGAAATATGTATACCCCTTCAGTCTATGGTTGCCTTGCCTCTCTTCTAGCCCA GTATTCCCCAGAGCAGCTCGCAGGACAGAGAGTCAGTGTGTTCTCATATGgctctggttttgctgctaCACTGTATTCCATCAAAGTTACACAGGATGCTGCTCCTG GTTCTGCACTGGACAAAATAACTGCTAGCCTTTCTGATCTTAAAACAAGACTTGACTCGAGAAAATGCGTTGCACCTGATGCCTTTGCTGAAAACATGAAGATTAGACAGGAAACACATAATTTGG catgGACAGAGGCCCACAACACAGCTGAGTGGGTATTGACTGACACATGA